A region of the Arachis hypogaea cultivar Tifrunner chromosome 15, arahy.Tifrunner.gnm2.J5K5, whole genome shotgun sequence genome:
TTCTTGTCGAATCTATTTAAGCATGAccaatttttagtaataaaaaagaaatgataaataaatcttatttttttttatgtttgtgtTAAACAACTTAATTGTAGGAACCGTAATAATAAcctaaaattaaatagaaaaataagaaccgaAATGTCTACCCTAATAATTCGTTGTTTTCAATAAACACATAAGTCCAAGACTTTGTGACTCTCTGTAGTTGCTATCTCCAGGTGGTGTGATTGTAACAGTCCATGTGCGCTAAGACCCCCCTAATGATATGCTCTTACAAACAAACTTATAGCACGCCCAACACTTCATTCATGCTCCTCCTGCTGCCACCCTATACCATAGCCATCACTTGCACCACCATTTAGAAACTATTTCAGTATCCAAAAATAGTGAGTGAGGTGTTTATATATTCTGTTTGTGTCTATATATCATTATATTGGCATTTCTCTTAAAATTAGAAATCTAACTAGTATTATTCAAAGGTGAAAAAAAGTTGAACATAGAAATAAGAGTACATGGACGAAAATTCAGAGGTGATACAATAATATAGAAAATGATAAATAGCTTCTTGAGCTTTTTGATCCGTAGATATTTAAGTCTTCGagaatttgaaaatacatatAACTCCTTGACCTTTTTAAAATATGGACATATTGATCCTTTTTGTTCATTTGGGTTTATCAAATTCAACGGAAAAATCAAACGTAACTCCCATTGTACTGACCTAGTTGATATAGATGCACACGTAagagagtttttaaaattagaaaaattagaCTTAGGGGTTGATATGTCCAAATTTTGATAAAGTCAGgaacttaaatattttttaaatcctcaAGGACTTAAATGTCCGCCGACCAAAAAGTGAGTCATTGATTTGTCCTTTTCACTATCAAATTATATTCCATATATACAAAAAATCAGCTATTAAATTAAGAGTAAAGCGATAAATAAATCTTTGAGAATTTATATTTCAGACAGATTAATCCTTAAAGAAAAAAGTACCAATAAAGTTTTTAAGATAACAAACATGGGTAAGTTACTTCAAATTAAGACGTTCATAGAGACTAATTTAAAAGTAGTGTGTTCACATCTGCTCACTAAAAAAGAAAAACGTTGAATATTATTGGATTTAGCATCGCTGAGTAGCAGCGTCTTTCCGATGGATTTACCTACGGTTTAGGCGTGGAATTCGTAGTGTCAAAATATTATCAGTATATTCTCATTTCTGATAGTAAATTCACCGGTAATAATTAGAGGAAAAACGGGAGAAATTGGTGCGAAGTTTAGGGACGAATTTACCGTCGAAAAATTCCGATGATAAATCTACTTAGTGGAACACTGCGTTTTGATATCCCGCAACATGTTACCGTCAAATTTATGCGCcggtaaattcgacggtaattgTGTCCTAAATTCGAATCATGAACCCTCTTTCTCCTCATttgaatttctctctctctctttaagcCTCTCACCTCCCACTCTCTCTCTACCCCTCTCATCTCTCTGACAGCCTCCTCCGACACCGGCTAGCAGCCTCCTCTTCGTCGGTACTATTCATCACGGTTACTGCTGTCAGATTCTGCTGCTGTCGAATTCTGCCGTTGCTGTTGCCGCCGCTTCTGCTGCCCTATTCTTTTTGGCGTTGGTGCTCAGGTAATGCTTCTAAACTTTCCTTTTGTGTTTGTTATTTTGGTTctaatttgttattataattgtgTTTGTTATTTGATTCTGATTTGTTATTATAAGTTTGAATctgatttattattataattttgtgttCGTTATTTGATTCTGATTTGTTATTATAGTTCTAATTTGTTATTATACTTTTGTGTTTGTTATTTTGGTTCTGATTTACAATTATAATTGTGTTCGTtatttgattctgattttgttttgataaatttgattttgatttgttatCATAATTTTGTGTTCATTACTTGATCTTGATTTGTTATTATAAGTTATTATAATTTTGGTTCTGATTTATTATTATAGTTTTATGTTCGTtattttgattctgatttgttattataattgtgTTCTTTTATTTGATTCTGATTTGTTATTATAAGTTTGGTTTTGATTTGTTATCATAATTTTGTGTTcgttatttgattttgatttttgtttttattctaattaaaacaTGTTTTGAGGTGTTGTTGATTAGGTTATTGGTTTGATTATGAACAAATTAACACACTTAATTAGTTAGAAACTCAACTAATTAGTTAATTGATTAGGTTATTTTGGATATATTATAGTAGATTGTAagttttaattcatgattaaaGTTTGTTGGATTTGTGTGAACCGTAAaggtggatatatatatatatatatatatatatatatatatatatatatagaggaatGCTAAAGGtcagtaaattttgtgatttgtagccatcaattagtcatcattaatatttttaatggtgtgagatttcatctaatgatatgggattactcacttttcttttattaattaagtactgacaagattttaataaaaatgctagTTTCCTAaactttttcatatatatatatatatatataattttatgagAAGTTAtgccaaatttttttataaattaatgttCAAAAATTTGTGTTGTATTACtgaaaaaaaatgcatcaataaaatttttaagataattctattttataaaattttatcggTATACTTTTTTTAAGAACTAATATATCTTAAGTATAAATTTTTAAGAGttcatatatatatttcaaaacgTACATACAAATATTATAACCGTTGAAATTCAAGAAACATCTTCCTGAAAATTCGGATCATAAGCATTGGGGCTTGGGCCATATCATGGAGACAAGTGGTATTTATGGAGTTTTGCAGGTGAGAGGAACCAATCAAAAAGATAGAGTACTGATTAATGGATTTCACGttagatataaataaataaaataaataaaaaccaaattacaaaataatgaaaagaggagtcagatttttttatttgtttataaaaagGTAGTACggaccaatttaaaaaaatatgtaatgggtttatatatttttgtagccTGAAATTTTGTTATGAAGAAATTACAGGACATTTTGATAGACAGAGAATTTACTGTGCAGGTGATGTCACGTGTCCTTGTTATAATTTGCAAGGGTGAAAGGGTCATACAGGGATGGATGCATGGAAAAGTTTCATGAAAATGCTTTATGAGAAAAGACAGATGAAGACAATgatcatgaagaatgcatgcTGAGACAATTTGAGGCGCTCAGAACCTCAGACACTCACTCACACTCCTTCGAAATTTGATGACATTGACCGCAATTCATTAGGATTTTAGTACTCTCAGAAAGTCCCCTACGCAGCTCCGTGCAACATCTGGATATGGATATATATGCTCATTATTGTCTCTTAAACCCTCCCACCTACCTTTCTCTTGTATCATTAGTTGATGGTTACCATCTGTTAGtcgaaaataattatttttgatgAAGGAAGTAAATCGAAGACTTTAAGTTTTGAAGATTATATTTTAGACGTTACACTATAAAGCAAAAGAGGCGaaaatagttatatatttttttacaataaatttaaattgaggcaaccctttaaaaatattgtctataataaaaaaaaatgttgtcTTTGATTAAAAGCAACGTTTTTCGACAAAACACGCTTTTTAGGGGATTGGCTATACGGTCGTTATCTTTGGTCTAAGACAACGTTTTTATGTATCAAAGGGAACCCTTTTTATGGCAACTTTCAAAAAATGTTGCCTTTTCTACAAAAAAAGCAACTCTACGAAAAGGTTGCCTTAGAGCACCAAACTCAACGCTTAAGATGAAACTTTATAACAACACTTTATACGAGTTGTATTTTCTAATATATAAAGAAACACTTGtctagattttttttagttaccttttcatatacctaaagcaacacttgtaTAAGTTTTTTTCTGGTTGTTTCTtcatatacctaaagcaacacttatCCAAATTTTGTTAAGTTGCCTTTTTCATAGACCTAAAATAACACTTATCTAAGTTTATTTGCAGTTGTCTTTTTCTAATACCTAAAGCAACACCTCATTGAGTTTTTCCTAGGTTCTCTTTTTTTATATCTAAagcaatatattttttatctttgttatatttatatgaCATTTAAAGAATATATAGCACACACtaacaatatttaaatatttaaactcaattaatcaatATAGGGAGAAtaagctaataatatatattgcatATATATAAAAAGGTCTTCCAAGTGTCAATTAACATACTTGTTAAGTTATCAAGTCACATAAGTaaacaaaatacatatttttctcatgataaaattgaacaaaaaagAAACTAGTTTTTCCATTTGAAACCAAGAAAACTTTGTGCTTTACCATTGTGCCAAGAGTCGCCTTTATCTCTTCAGAAAACTTCATCCAACCCTATATAGGAAGacaaaaaataggaaaagataaggTCAGATGACTGAAATTGAAACAAAATCCTCCCATACATATAAAACCCGAATGAGAATGTATATAAGCAATTGAGTATTTACAAATGGAACAGAAGCTATTATGTGgtgtaacaaaatcaaaatgATTTCACACTAGCCTGCTGATGCATATAAGCCTACTTTCTACAATATTAGAAAATACAAGCTCACAAACTACAAATAGGGCAAAAGcatcaataaatcaataaatataaTATGCGGCTAGCACAATGCATGAAtttcatttataaaaaaattgagagaaaaaaagGGGCTGAACAAAGCACCTGCAACTGGAGTACCTCTGATCTGGAACTAATGTGCTTCCTGGAAGGACGAGCACTGCCAAAATCCATGAGTATGGCAAGAGGCAGTTGTCCTTTTCTATGTGTTATAAGAACATTACCAGGTTTGACATCATTATGAGCATATGGAGTACCTAAACCATGCATATGCTTGAGTCCTGAACAAAGCTGTTGAGTTGATTTGTGAGGGCTAAAAGGATTTCAGAAGAAATTAAACTTTTGTAAGATTAGAGTACTAAAGAACTCTAGAATATAAAGAAGTGTATATTGAATcaaactaatatttttattttttatattttgaaaaagaaaggttgcTTCTTAGATTCTAAATGTAAAAGTAGTGTAAAAGTAGTATAGGCCAGAGATGTCCATATTTATCCTTCAATTTGATTCTTAATAGAGAAAATAACCTATTCCAAAGAATTACGAGGTAAATACATATACGAAATTCATGACAATCAGAAAAGGATACAATAGATGCCAAACAAGTAACATAtgtttttatccaaaaaaaaaaagtatcgtGTGCTGAAAATCTTGAATTGCAACTATGATGCTTGAGATACCTGATCTCTGGTTATAATAAGCCAATTACATGACAGAAGAAAGTTCTTTTAGCTGTTGAAAGATTTGAAGAATATCGGAGGTAGGAAAGGATTCCTTCTTGGCTTTCATTGTCTTGGTATTATCTAGCAGTGTTCCATCCAAATGAAGTGGAAATAACAAGTATGTCTTGTGGTTCCAAGATTTTTGTGGAGTAGGCTGCCAACAAAAGGGCCATGTTCAACATAAATATAAAAGCACAACAACTGTAACAATGGAAGGAACAATTAAGTTGCAATTCAcacattattttcattttcatgtaGTGAAATTATCACTTATCAACTTAGAACAATTAAGAAACTACACTAGCAATGCCACATCATACCACACAATTGGATAGAGGTCCTTGTAAAATAGCACCATTAGTAGTGATATTATGTTTTCAAAGACATCATACCATAAGCAAGAAGCAATTCTTATCGAAATAATCCAATTTTAAAAGGTTGAATAATAGACTAGAATCAACTTTGCCATGATATGCAGGATCTCACTTAGTACAAATCACTATCCCATTACATTGACAAGCTTTGAGAGTCTCATTCTAATCCCTTCGCAATCACATATCTCAAAAGAATTTTTGTTGAGCATCCACAAGAAAAACCAGATACCCATCCTTTTTCCATTCAAAGTGCACATAGGAAAGATGAATTACTTTCAGTTTAAACCGGTTAAAATAAAACACCAAATACTAACTGTTGAATGCTTTTTTGTCAAGGCATAGTTAAAGTGCCCGTAGAAGGTATCCCATAGAAGGCATTGGATTCAACAGCTGGtacggaatttataaccacaaactaaccgacaagtgcaccgggtcgtaccaagtaatacctcaggtgagtgagggtcgatcccacgaggattgatggatcaagcaacaatggttgagtgattggcttagtcagacaaacaaaaaagagtgttttggtattcaaaagcattaaacagtaattcagaaATTAAAACAGCAAGTAgtaaattgatgagaataatgtggagaaacagttaaggcttcagagatatctattttccagattgacttttcttactaactattttaatcatgcaagattcaattcatggaaaactatatatgactaagccctaattccttagaccttcttagtctactctaacttttatcaaccgccaattccttggtcacttaattccaattagaggatgaaattcaattctagtttatgtgccacagaaactctaattacccaaatataaaaggattgtatgtcacgtatcccgttaagtccagataattagaagtttaggagaagttgttttcaagctgttgttcaagtaaagagcttttccaagttatacaagaactcaattagaacaagggtcatacttccgttccacccaaattcataagataaagaacgaaaacaattcttgaattaaaaatcaatacatgaattaaaatagaaaaataatagtatcaatccatacaatagacagagctcctaaccttaacagtggaggtttagttgctcatggttcagagagaaaactaggattctgaaaaactgtaaattgcgtaatgagatagaagaaaagagaaagcccgaagggctgattcttttcccttttatatctagtcctaattaatgtaaaatatattttctaaaactaaaataatatcttttcctaattgtaaataaaataaaagttgaatcaaaattaatttgattgatcCGTGCAAGGTTGAGGAGTGTGGGGACCATTAGATTCATTAAGCTCCATGCTGAACTTGGCTTtttccaagttcaacgtggagaaGGTAGCAAGTGCTTCAGCGTGTTCCTTTGAATCcacccaagttcagcgtggagaagGCAGCAAGTTCTTCCCTGGAAGTTCTccaatccacgctgaacttggtgggaaccaagttcaacgtggaggaTGCAGAGGTTGCTGGTGAAGAAATgtgcactattatatattgtcGAAAAGTCCTAGAAGTTAACTTtttaatgccactggaatcacatcaattggacctctgtagatcAAGTTATTCcagtttgagtgcaaggaggttaggattgacagcatcattcgctttctcccttttctgctacaaaactccgtcaaatccctccgaatgctatctgaaataaatagaattgtgcaCAActaaaagtagcatccatagtggctaaaatatatttaaattttgatttaacttagcaattcaagtgcaaattcacaaggaaaagatagataagatgctcacgcatcacaacaccaaacttgaattgttgcttgtcctcaagcaaccaaaatgagtgcatgattaagatgtgaatttgcatgagaggtgAGAGTTTAGTCATTCTCAAGTCTATTCTAAAAATGGGATTTATTCATTGTaactctgaacagttttggcatctcactctcctttgaatcagaggaatgcagtgtcattcggaattagaatccggatcatattatgaattctctgatctttatactcagtttaatccttgaacacaccaaaatttactttaattctcttttctttggtgctttacaccttgagcctagccgtgactttaaatattttgtctcaagttttacttgacacagaaacaccacaagcacttgactgggAAACTCTTTCTAAGTTCTGattcctttttcagtttctcccaagcagtggtgctcaaagcctttggcatactctgctgaATGCATTTGGTCACGACTCTAAATATTATGTCTCAAAGGTTACTTgaaacaagaacaccacaagcatataactaggAAAATAACTCTGAGCTTTTGATTATTTCAgactccctagtcattgatgctcagagccttggactttgcttttatgcttattttgcttcaaggattaaattttatttatttcagagaagtcataataattatttaaatcccTGTTCCTCATAAATCAACATCCCTtaattcaacttcaaatatgctcTGTTCATGTCATTCATTCAGAGTTACAAATAACACCACCACAATTAAATAAATATGACTAATCTTAGATATAAAACTCACTCTTTTCATGCAttacatcattttttttcttttcttttgattttcaagctcagtgaacaatacatgagacaccttttttttttcataaaactcAAATAACAAGATGAACAGTAAATAAAACTAGACCCTAAGAGTTGAAATAGTAATTGATCATGCAATAACAAAATAAACAGTCAACAGGAACCTAATcacaaaaataatagtaaaatgaTAATGAGGATGAAAAGGAACTAGGCCACCTCAATTTCCCTGATGGGGGTCTCTCTCCTCGGGCTGAGctctgtaaggtcctctcagACGGCTGTAATCCTACCTCAGCTGCTGAATCTCCTGCCGCTGAGAGTGCTGATCCGCTCTAATCTCATCAAGGGATGTATAGAGATGCTCCCATCGGCTATTCTGTATGGCTCTCATCTCATCAACAGATGCCATGTATTGCTCCCAATGACTGTCATTGGTGACCCTCATCTGCTCCATGGAGGCTGCAAGCTGTTGCAAATAATCTTGTGGTGGAAAGTGTTGTTCCTGTGGCAGTGGTTGCTCCTCCTCAGCTCCTTCTTCAGCTCCTTCTTTAGCTTGTTCTCTGGGGAGCCTCCGATGTTCCCTCGTCTGTTCCAGCTgcttctttgtgatgggcttcTTGCTTGGGATAGGAAAGTCATTCTCTATCTTCACTCTAGCAGCATCACAGAGGCGGAAGATGAGATGTGGGAAGCCCAATCTGGCATTGTCCTTGGTGTTGGTGATGATGTGGTAAAATTGATCAGCAATAACGTCTGCCACCTCTACTGGGTCTCCCAATAGAATACAGTGGATCATAATTGCTCAGTCCGCAGTACACTCAGACCGGTTGCTCGTGGGCATGATGGACCGGTGAATGAAATGGTGCCATCCTCTAGCCAAAGGCTTCAAGTCACCTACTTTGATATGGTCGGGTTCCTCTCGCGCCCCCATTATCTACTGTACACCTGGAATGCAAATGTCGGCGATTACTTGTTACAACCGCTGATCTCTGTACATCCTCTCACTGTAGGAACTAAGTGATTGTTCGGTCTCTGGCATCTGGAGGGCCTATCTGATGATCTCTGGGCTGAAGTCAATGGTTCTTCCCCTTACAAAAGTTTTGTGGTTCCTTTCATTTATGCCAGACACATTCTTGTAGGTAATCCACATGTTCCCATAGAATTCTTGCACCATCAACTGTCCCGCATGTGGCTGTGGATTACACAGAACTTCCCATCCTATTCTCCGAATCTCATGTGTAATTTTCGGAAGTTCATCCGGTTGGAGCTTAAACTACACTTCTGGTAAAACCGGCCTCTTGCCAGTGATATCAAAAAAATGTTCTTCATGTAACTTAGATTTGAAGCACCTTGAGTCATGAGAACCGGTTGCTAgttcctttccctttctctttttgGATCGTTGGATGATCTTAGGTGCCATAAAGATAAATCAAATAAAACAGCGGAgcggcaacaccaaacttaaaactattgctcgtccccgagcaaattAAAGAAATACAAAGGGGAAGAAGTAAGAGATACAGAAatttaaatagcagaaaataa
Encoded here:
- the LOC112748471 gene encoding uncharacterized protein — encoded protein: MCFYVEDGTYAMKKVLIKSNEQLELVREEIHVSSLFNHPNLLSLLDHAIISVKPTPQKSWNHKTYLLFPLHLDGTLLDNTKTMKAKKESFPTSDILQIFQQLKELSSLCSGLKHMHGLGTPYAHNDVKPGNVLITHRKGQLPLAILMDFGSARPSRKHISSRSEVLQLQKVGLYASAG